In one Lolium rigidum isolate FL_2022 chromosome 3, APGP_CSIRO_Lrig_0.1, whole genome shotgun sequence genomic region, the following are encoded:
- the LOC124698107 gene encoding pathogenesis-related protein 1-like, with protein MASTNSWTLEIESPVAAQRLFRAGVMDWHTLAPKLAPHIVASAHPVEGEGSIGSVRQFNFTSAMPFSFMKERLDSVDADKCESKSTLIEGGGIGTAIETATSHIKVETTASGGSVVKVESTYKLLPGVEEKDEITKAKDSVTNIFKGAEAYLVANPDAYN; from the exons AtggcctccaccaacagctgGACACTCGAGATTGAGTCGCCGGTGGCCGCGCAGCGCCTGTTCCGTGCCGGCGTCATGGACTGGCACACCCTGGCTCCCAAGCTTGCACCCCACATCGTGGCCAGCGCCCACCCTGTCGAGGGAGAAGGCAGCATCGGCAGCGTCAGGCAGTTCAACTTCACCTCAG CCATGCCCTTTAGCTTCATGAAGGAGAGGCTCGACTCCGTGGACGCAGACAAGTGTGAGAGCAAGTCAACCCTCATCGAGGGTGGCGGCATCGGCACGGCGATTGAGACAGCCACATCGCACATCAAGGTGGAGACAACGGCTAGCGGGGGGAGTGTGGTGAAGGTGGAATCGACTTACAAGCTGCTGCCGGGGGTGGAAGAGAAGGATGAGATAACCAAGGCCAAGGACTCCGTCACCAACATCTTTAAAGGCGCCGAGGCCTATCTCGTCGCAAACCCGGATGCCTACAACTAA